From Verrucomicrobiia bacterium, the proteins below share one genomic window:
- a CDS encoding VPDSG-CTERM sorting domain-containing protein, whose product MKMYKKLAVLAAAMTMATSSWAGFIGTTAQGGNPSGEMTKLLTLITVGEDCVLSFIAKDELTFEKTSKGGLGVEAKSYTYPNLDFLGDLSDYGTIFVGVKAATQIAWYEYPADDLPLTFSSGSINKEISHISFFGLSCPSDDPPTVPDAGSMLVMLGAGMVSLAGLRRKLRL is encoded by the coding sequence ATGAAGATGTACAAGAAGTTGGCGGTGTTGGCGGCGGCGATGACGATGGCGACCTCCAGTTGGGCCGGTTTCATCGGGACCACGGCTCAAGGCGGCAATCCCAGCGGTGAGATGACCAAGCTCCTCACCCTGATCACGGTCGGCGAGGACTGCGTGCTGTCCTTCATCGCGAAGGACGAACTGACGTTCGAGAAGACCTCGAAGGGTGGCCTGGGTGTCGAAGCGAAGTCGTACACCTACCCGAACCTCGATTTCCTCGGCGACCTCAGCGACTACGGAACGATCTTCGTCGGCGTGAAGGCCGCGACCCAGATCGCCTGGTACGAGTACCCGGCCGATGACCTCCCGCTGACCTTCTCCTCCGGCTCGATCAACAAGGAAATCTCGCACATCAGCTTTTTCGGACTGAGCTGCCCTTCCGATGATCCGCCCACCGTGCCCGATGCCGGTTCGATGCTGGTGATGCTCGGCGCCGGGATGGTCAGCCTCGCCGGACTCCGCCGCAAGCTGCGCCTGTAA
- a CDS encoding putative sulfate exporter family transporter, with translation MPSFKWAAAPDLGRLLGWGNLGAALGLGATMLLLAWPAVRLLGGGRWRFAAGFVVVFALAWLAQAIAGHARIHALGLEYVLFGLGLGLALNHAFRLPGWLREAVRTEFYIKTGLVLMGSTILIRELMQAGALGLVQGVGVVVVVWYVGFWLSRRLGVDDELGVMLASAVSICGVSAAIATCGAIQGDRKKLSYVTSLVLIVAVPMMVLMPWAVRTWNMPDLVAGAWLGGTLDTSGSVVAAGQLISEPAMKAGVIVKFSQNVLIGVAAFVLSIWWAMRPGAANGGQRPSVRVIWERFPKFVLGFVAASLVFSLWVEPETAQAMKPAISGLRNFWFALAFVCIGLETHFGDLVRMQGGRPALAFTGAQAFNVVWTLLLAWLLFGGVWFAVPDIR, from the coding sequence ATGCCGTCGTTCAAGTGGGCTGCGGCACCGGATCTGGGACGGCTGCTGGGCTGGGGGAATCTCGGGGCGGCTCTTGGACTCGGGGCCACCATGCTGCTGCTGGCGTGGCCGGCGGTGCGGCTGCTGGGAGGCGGGCGGTGGCGGTTCGCGGCGGGGTTTGTCGTGGTGTTTGCCCTGGCGTGGCTGGCGCAGGCCATCGCGGGGCATGCGCGGATTCACGCCCTTGGGCTCGAGTATGTGCTGTTCGGACTGGGGTTGGGGCTGGCGTTGAACCATGCCTTCCGGTTGCCCGGCTGGCTGCGGGAGGCGGTGCGCACGGAGTTCTATATCAAGACCGGCCTGGTGCTGATGGGCTCGACGATCCTGATCCGGGAACTGATGCAGGCCGGGGCGCTCGGCCTGGTCCAGGGGGTCGGGGTGGTGGTGGTGGTCTGGTATGTCGGCTTCTGGCTGTCCCGGCGCCTGGGGGTGGACGATGAACTCGGGGTGATGCTGGCGTCCGCGGTGTCGATCTGCGGCGTCTCGGCGGCCATCGCCACGTGTGGCGCGATCCAGGGTGACCGGAAGAAGCTTTCCTACGTGACCTCGCTGGTCCTGATCGTGGCGGTGCCGATGATGGTATTGATGCCGTGGGCGGTGCGGACCTGGAACATGCCCGACCTGGTGGCGGGGGCGTGGCTGGGCGGGACGCTGGACACCAGCGGATCGGTGGTGGCGGCGGGTCAGCTGATCAGCGAACCGGCGATGAAGGCGGGGGTGATCGTGAAGTTCTCGCAGAACGTGCTGATCGGGGTGGCGGCGTTCGTGTTGTCGATCTGGTGGGCGATGCGGCCGGGGGCTGCGAACGGGGGCCAGCGGCCTTCGGTGCGGGTCATCTGGGAACGGTTCCCGAAGTTCGTGCTGGGGTTCGTGGCGGCGTCGCTGGTGTTCTCCTTGTGGGTGGAACCGGAGACGGCGCAGGCGATGAAGCCGGCGATCAGCGGGCTTCGGAATTTCTGGTTCGCCCTGGCGTTCGTCTGCATCGGGCTGGAGACCCACTTCGGGGATCTGGTGCGGATGCAGGGGGGGCGGCCGGCCCTGGCGTTCACGGGGGCGCAGGCCTTCAACGTGGTTTGGACGCTGCTGCTGGCGTGGCTGTTGTTTGGCGGGGTCTGGTTTGCGGTGCCGGACATTCGGTAG
- a CDS encoding response regulator, producing the protein MSATPKASILIVEDDPKQLRLYSKALRGYRLTCVGNGTAALRALADGVPDAILLDHVLAEGERGVDFLPALKAAAAHVPVIVVSGTLAIRDQLRALQGPRGAHFVLEKPVDLDELERTVEIAVTECGLGEAVRLLQSLEHSEKSDPDEPDRRFTERLARQHGLLKSLRGSSERPNISQFSRDYRVSRKTIIRDLRDLIQRGQLAAEVYPEWQRELGEEG; encoded by the coding sequence ATGAGCGCGACCCCGAAGGCCTCCATACTCATAGTCGAGGACGACCCGAAGCAGCTTCGGTTGTACTCGAAGGCGCTGCGCGGTTACCGGCTGACCTGCGTGGGCAACGGCACCGCAGCGCTCCGGGCGCTGGCGGACGGGGTGCCGGATGCGATCCTGCTCGACCACGTGCTGGCCGAGGGCGAGCGCGGGGTGGACTTTCTGCCGGCACTGAAGGCGGCGGCGGCGCATGTGCCGGTCATTGTGGTGTCCGGGACCCTCGCCATCCGCGACCAGCTCCGTGCGTTGCAGGGTCCGCGCGGGGCGCATTTCGTCCTCGAAAAACCCGTGGACCTGGACGAGCTGGAACGGACCGTGGAGATCGCGGTGACCGAGTGCGGCCTGGGCGAGGCGGTGCGGCTGCTGCAGTCGCTGGAGCATTCGGAGAAGTCGGATCCGGACGAACCGGACCGTCGGTTCACGGAACGCCTGGCGCGGCAGCACGGTTTGTTGAAGAGCCTGCGGGGTTCCTCCGAGCGGCCGAACATTTCGCAGTTCAGCCGGGACTACCGGGTGTCGCGGAAGACCATCATCCGGGATCTGCGGGACCTGATCCAGAGGGGGCAACTGGCGGCGGAGGTGTATCCCGAATGGCAGCGGGAACTGGGCGAGGAGGGGTGA
- a CDS encoding GcvT family protein, with amino-acid sequence MSQSLPTSTRVVIVGGGIVGCSLAYHLTQLGWKDVLVLEQNRLAGGTTWHAAGLVGRLRTTSTLTRINKLSAELYAGLEALTGHPVGWKQVGSLIVARSQERLTQLRRTAAMSEWFGVEVQLVGPEVVRDRWPLLRTDDLLGAAWLPHDGKVIPQEVTRALAIAARNEGATVVEGVRVTGVLHRDGRATGVVTSHGRVDAEVVVLCGGMWTRDLAQRCGVHIPLHPVEHHYVVTEPIEGAFDELPVGRDPDLCLYFRGEGDALVLGAFQAESKAWTVDRVPDDFSFQLLEPDWERFAEPLRHGRHRIPALEHARFARFVNGPESFTPDNQFLLGETAELRGLFVGAGFNSVGIASAGGAGKYLAEWIVGGEPSLDLWTVDVRRFGPWAANRAYLRARVVEVLGLHYQLAWPNREPATARDIRRSPLHETLARAGACFGVKNGWERPNWFARAAGHPVPSPVPNTPYAPEPTVAYAFGRQNWFANHAAEHRACRESVALFDQSAFGKLMVEGPDAFPFLQRLCGANLDVPAGRIVYTGMFNARGGFESDLTAIRLAHDRYLLITGTAQPTRDLDRLQRHLRPDDRAACFDLTAAQGVLGVMGPNARRLLQSVTDADLSPEAFPFGAARPIAIGPVTALAARITYVGELGWELHLPVEQTQHAYEVLRDAGRHLGLADAGHYAIQSLRLEKACRAWGAELSPDDTPFEAGLAFAIDWNHDFLGRQALLEQKARGWNRQLATFVLRDPGPVLWGSELILRHGKPVGYTSSGAYGHTLGAAVAMGYVHASDRISAEFLDAGDYAIVVDGAPVPATLHRRAPHDPDRRRILA; translated from the coding sequence ATGAGCCAGTCCCTCCCCACCTCGACCCGGGTCGTCATTGTCGGCGGCGGTATCGTCGGGTGCAGCCTCGCCTATCACCTCACCCAGCTCGGCTGGAAGGACGTGCTGGTGCTCGAACAGAACCGCCTGGCCGGCGGCACCACCTGGCACGCCGCCGGGCTGGTCGGTCGGCTCCGCACCACCAGCACCCTCACCCGGATCAACAAGCTCAGCGCCGAACTCTATGCCGGCCTCGAAGCGCTCACCGGCCATCCTGTGGGATGGAAGCAGGTGGGCAGCCTGATCGTCGCCCGTTCCCAGGAACGCCTCACCCAGCTCCGTCGCACCGCCGCCATGTCCGAATGGTTCGGCGTCGAGGTGCAACTGGTCGGTCCCGAGGTCGTGCGCGACCGCTGGCCCCTGCTGCGCACCGACGATCTCCTCGGCGCCGCCTGGCTGCCCCACGATGGCAAGGTCATCCCCCAGGAGGTCACCCGGGCCCTGGCCATCGCCGCCAGGAATGAAGGCGCCACCGTGGTCGAAGGAGTCCGCGTCACCGGGGTCCTCCACCGCGACGGTCGCGCCACCGGCGTGGTCACTTCCCACGGCAGGGTGGACGCCGAGGTCGTGGTCCTCTGTGGCGGCATGTGGACCCGCGACCTGGCGCAACGCTGCGGCGTCCACATCCCCCTGCATCCGGTCGAACATCACTACGTCGTGACCGAACCCATCGAGGGCGCCTTCGACGAACTGCCCGTCGGACGCGACCCCGATCTGTGCCTGTACTTCCGCGGGGAAGGCGACGCCCTCGTCCTGGGCGCCTTCCAGGCCGAGTCGAAGGCCTGGACCGTCGATCGCGTGCCGGACGACTTTTCGTTCCAGCTTCTGGAACCGGACTGGGAACGGTTCGCGGAACCGCTCCGCCACGGACGCCACCGCATTCCGGCCCTCGAACACGCGCGCTTCGCCAGATTCGTCAACGGGCCCGAGAGCTTCACCCCGGACAACCAGTTTCTCCTCGGCGAGACCGCCGAACTGCGCGGGCTCTTTGTCGGGGCAGGCTTCAATTCAGTCGGCATCGCCAGTGCCGGCGGCGCCGGAAAGTACCTCGCCGAGTGGATCGTCGGGGGCGAGCCAAGCCTCGACCTGTGGACCGTCGATGTCCGCCGCTTCGGTCCCTGGGCCGCCAACCGTGCCTATCTGCGGGCGCGCGTCGTCGAGGTGCTCGGATTGCATTACCAGCTCGCCTGGCCCAACCGCGAACCCGCCACCGCCCGCGACATCCGCCGTTCCCCCCTCCACGAAACCCTCGCCCGCGCCGGCGCCTGCTTCGGCGTCAAGAACGGCTGGGAACGACCCAACTGGTTCGCGCGCGCCGCCGGTCATCCGGTCCCCAGCCCCGTCCCGAATACCCCCTACGCCCCTGAACCCACCGTGGCCTACGCCTTCGGCCGTCAGAACTGGTTCGCCAACCACGCCGCCGAACACCGCGCCTGCCGCGAATCCGTCGCCCTCTTCGACCAGTCCGCCTTCGGCAAACTCATGGTCGAAGGCCCCGACGCCTTCCCTTTCCTCCAACGGCTCTGCGGCGCCAACCTCGATGTCCCGGCCGGCCGGATCGTGTACACCGGCATGTTCAACGCCCGGGGCGGCTTCGAATCCGATCTCACCGCCATCCGCCTCGCCCACGACCGCTACCTGCTCATCACCGGCACCGCCCAGCCCACCCGCGACCTCGATCGTCTCCAACGTCACCTCCGCCCCGACGACCGTGCCGCCTGCTTCGACCTCACCGCCGCCCAGGGTGTCCTCGGCGTCATGGGCCCCAACGCCCGCCGTCTCCTCCAAAGCGTCACCGACGCCGACCTGTCCCCTGAAGCCTTCCCCTTCGGCGCCGCCCGCCCGATCGCCATCGGCCCCGTCACCGCCCTGGCCGCCCGGATCACGTACGTGGGCGAACTGGGCTGGGAACTGCACCTCCCGGTCGAACAGACCCAACACGCCTACGAGGTCCTCCGTGACGCCGGACGTCACCTCGGCCTTGCCGACGCCGGCCATTACGCCATCCAGTCGCTCCGACTCGAGAAGGCCTGCCGCGCCTGGGGCGCCGAACTCTCCCCCGACGACACCCCGTTCGAGGCCGGACTCGCCTTCGCCATCGATTGGAACCACGACTTCCTTGGGCGCCAGGCCCTGCTCGAACAAAAGGCCCGCGGCTGGAACCGGCAACTGGCCACCTTCGTCCTTCGCGATCCCGGCCCCGTCCTTTGGGGCTCCGAACTCATCCTGCGCCACGGAAAGCCCGTGGGCTACACCTCCTCGGGAGCCTACGGCCACACCCTCGGCGCCGCTGTGGCCATGGGATACGTCCATGCCTCCGACCGGATCTCCGCTGAATTCCTCGATGCCGGCGACTACGCAATCGTCGTGGACGGCGCACCCGTCCCCGCCACCCTCCATCGCCGCGCCCCCCACGATCCCGACCGCCGCCGCATCCTTGCCTGA
- a CDS encoding type II toxin-antitoxin system VapC family toxin: MKALFVDTAGWVACADEADPSHSRAVTVRDAWLETGAQLLTTDYVVDETLTLLRLRLGLDAAETWWRQVEGSARLRWESITLARADKARGLFFRHRDKTYSFTDCTSFVVMRELRVREALTTDRHFTQAGFLARPGPG, from the coding sequence GTGAAGGCACTTTTCGTGGATACGGCCGGTTGGGTGGCGTGCGCCGATGAGGCCGACCCTTCGCACTCCAGGGCGGTAACGGTGCGCGATGCGTGGCTGGAAACGGGCGCCCAGCTTCTCACGACAGATTACGTGGTGGATGAAACCCTGACGCTCCTGCGCCTGCGGTTGGGACTGGATGCCGCGGAGACGTGGTGGCGACAGGTGGAAGGCAGTGCGCGGCTGCGCTGGGAGTCCATCACGCTGGCCCGTGCCGACAAGGCACGGGGTCTGTTCTTTCGCCATCGCGACAAGACCTATTCCTTTACCGACTGCACCAGCTTCGTGGTCATGCGGGAGCTCCGGGTGCGCGAAGCCCTGACCACCGATCGGCACTTCACCCAGGCGGGCTTTCTCGCAAGGCCAGGCCCTGGCTGA